Proteins found in one Arthrobacter pascens genomic segment:
- a CDS encoding PAS domain S-box protein: MANLTTPVDHFGSYRELAEAVPDALLVIDQAGVITFVNAHTERLFGYPRSQLLGRHYEMLLPARFKGHTEAIRERFATNPAIRRAGTDMELFGRYRDGTEFPIETSFAPLGVGPGMEIVASIRDVSERGRIDTELRDALSLLSATLESTADGILVVTAGGRIAGSNERFAILWGIPAELMASHDDGRVMAFVLDQLANPDSFVDKVRELYADPGAESLDILNFHDGRTFERYSRPQRVGEEIVGRVWSFRDVTSRCRAQDQAREALAQLEGLGAIVESSADAIIGKTPEGLITSWNPGAERLYGYVAAEVIGQDVRILIPDHHRQAEDAVLAAIMDGGEARSFETDRLRKDGSIVPVSLTMSPIRSEHGVRGIATIGQDITARRAAEADLLAAREAALESSRLKSEFLATMSHEIRTPMNGVIGLTALLLDTPLDETQRKYAEGVQTAAGALLNLINDILDFSKLEAGKVDLDVTSFDPRHLVAEIATFLSEDAQRKGLELIAYCWPDVPLRLAGDAGRIRQILLNLASNAVKFTASGEVAIRVNLLGEDAGTALVRFEVRDTGIGIHAADHLRLFDSFSQADASTTRRYGGTGLGLAICRRLTSAMGGEIGLSSAPGEGSTFWFAIQLPVAEVLAGLPEQVVSGPLAGLRVLVVDDNATHRLVLESQLTAWRLRPEAVADALTALARSRAGAAAGRPYDIAVIDMCMPDMGGLELAHELSADPDLRGIRLMLLTSSQVAKSDLAAAGIRERLTKPVRGSELHDGLVRLMEGTAEAVLTPAAARPALPDPNPFTVEEINTLLHGGIYRKTRVMVALHYYLGLRVSEIAAVNGSDIDWEARTLKTIGKGRKEATLPVPAAVWPLFHQMPRTGYWFPNRTANRLHAAGHGHIMGNSVSGLIGEAIRRAGLKHRPHELRASLATETHEAGVSDFGPAQHAALQHGHHHDVPEAQA; encoded by the coding sequence TGTTCGGCCGTTACCGTGACGGCACTGAGTTTCCTATCGAGACGAGCTTCGCTCCGCTCGGCGTCGGACCCGGTATGGAAATAGTTGCGTCCATCCGTGATGTGAGTGAACGCGGCCGCATCGACACGGAACTCCGTGATGCCCTGTCGCTGCTCAGCGCCACCTTGGAATCCACCGCGGATGGCATTCTGGTGGTGACGGCGGGTGGGCGAATTGCCGGTTCCAACGAACGGTTCGCCATTCTCTGGGGCATCCCGGCGGAGCTCATGGCCTCCCACGACGACGGGAGAGTGATGGCGTTTGTCCTGGATCAGCTGGCCAATCCGGACAGCTTCGTGGACAAAGTGCGTGAACTGTACGCCGATCCAGGCGCTGAAAGCCTGGACATACTGAACTTCCATGACGGGCGCACCTTCGAACGGTACTCCCGGCCCCAACGTGTCGGGGAAGAGATTGTCGGGCGGGTTTGGAGTTTCCGTGACGTGACGTCCCGCTGCCGCGCGCAGGACCAGGCGCGGGAGGCACTCGCGCAGCTGGAAGGCCTGGGCGCCATTGTTGAATCCTCAGCGGACGCGATCATTGGCAAGACGCCCGAGGGCCTGATTACCAGTTGGAACCCCGGAGCCGAACGGCTGTACGGATATGTTGCGGCCGAAGTGATAGGCCAAGACGTTCGAATCCTCATTCCGGATCATCACCGCCAGGCTGAGGACGCAGTGCTGGCCGCGATCATGGACGGCGGGGAGGCTCGCAGCTTTGAGACGGACCGGCTGCGGAAAGACGGGTCCATCGTGCCCGTGTCCTTGACAATGTCCCCCATCCGCAGTGAACACGGGGTCCGCGGGATCGCGACGATCGGGCAGGACATCACCGCGCGACGGGCCGCTGAAGCCGACCTGCTGGCCGCCCGTGAGGCGGCGTTGGAATCGAGCCGGTTGAAGTCAGAGTTCCTGGCGACGATGAGCCATGAGATCCGGACGCCGATGAACGGCGTTATCGGCCTGACGGCGCTGCTGCTGGACACACCGCTCGATGAGACGCAGCGCAAATACGCCGAAGGAGTTCAGACGGCGGCCGGGGCCCTCCTCAACCTGATCAACGACATCCTGGATTTCTCGAAGTTGGAGGCCGGGAAAGTTGATCTGGATGTAACGTCCTTTGATCCGCGGCACCTGGTGGCGGAAATTGCCACGTTCCTCTCCGAAGACGCGCAGCGCAAGGGCCTGGAGCTGATTGCGTACTGCTGGCCCGACGTACCCTTGCGGCTGGCCGGTGACGCTGGCCGGATCCGGCAGATCCTGTTGAACCTGGCCTCGAACGCCGTGAAGTTCACTGCGTCCGGGGAGGTCGCCATCCGGGTGAACCTATTGGGAGAGGACGCAGGAACGGCGTTGGTGCGGTTCGAGGTCCGCGATACCGGAATCGGTATCCATGCCGCGGATCATCTGCGCCTGTTCGATTCGTTTTCCCAGGCAGATGCTTCCACCACGCGCCGGTATGGCGGAACCGGCCTGGGCCTGGCGATTTGCCGGCGCCTGACCTCAGCTATGGGCGGGGAGATCGGTTTGAGCAGCGCCCCGGGTGAGGGCAGCACCTTCTGGTTCGCGATCCAGCTGCCAGTGGCTGAAGTCCTTGCGGGGCTCCCGGAGCAAGTGGTTTCCGGTCCGCTGGCCGGGCTGCGGGTGCTGGTGGTGGATGACAACGCCACCCACCGGCTCGTGCTGGAATCACAGCTGACAGCCTGGAGACTGAGGCCGGAGGCCGTCGCCGACGCGCTCACTGCCCTGGCCCGGTCCCGGGCCGGGGCAGCGGCCGGGCGACCCTACGACATCGCCGTGATTGATATGTGTATGCCGGACATGGGCGGATTGGAGCTTGCGCACGAGCTCAGCGCCGACCCCGACCTGCGGGGTATCCGGCTCATGTTGCTGACGTCATCCCAGGTCGCAAAGTCCGATCTGGCCGCGGCAGGCATCCGCGAAAGGCTGACCAAACCCGTGCGGGGTTCAGAACTCCATGACGGGCTCGTGCGCCTGATGGAAGGCACCGCTGAGGCCGTCCTGACGCCGGCAGCGGCCAGGCCCGCCCTCCCGGACCCCAACCCTTTCACCGTCGAGGAGATCAATACCCTGCTCCATGGCGGGATCTACCGGAAGACCCGGGTCATGGTCGCCCTTCACTACTACCTCGGGTTACGCGTTTCGGAGATCGCGGCCGTGAACGGCTCTGACATCGACTGGGAAGCCCGGACCCTCAAGACCATAGGCAAGGGCCGCAAAGAAGCGACCCTGCCCGTCCCTGCCGCCGTCTGGCCACTGTTCCACCAGATGCCCCGGACCGGCTACTGGTTCCCCAACCGGACCGCGAACCGTCTGCACGCTGCAGGGCATGGGCACATCATGGGTAACTCCGTCTCGGGCCTGATCGGGGAAGCGATCAGGCGGGCCGGCCTCAAGCACCGGCCCCACGAGCTCCGCGCTTCCCTGGCCACCGAGACGCACGAGGCCGGCGTCAGTGACTTCGGTCCAGCGCAGCATGCGGCACTCCAACATGGACACCACCACGATGTACCTGAAGCTCAGGCCTGA